TTTGCAAGTTGCAAGACTCAGTCAGCCCTCTTGACtgagactcacgactggaaGAAATCGCTTGACGCTTCCGAGGCCAGTCGAGTGCATTCATCGTCTCTTATCACTCATTCCCTCACTCCACCTCGACATCTATCCAAACTACATCCGGTCAACATGGTTGTTGCACCTCTCGTCCGCTCAGGATGCCTCGCATCGCGTGCGCTTCGTACGTCTGTTGTTTCTTCACCCTTCTCGTCCGCCTTGgccgcctcgtcctctaGCACCAGCCAGCTTCGCACCCTGCACACGTGTCCACCCACGCCCGAGCCTCTCTCTGAAGGATGTGCTCCCTTCCTTTCTTCGAGCACGATCAAGCAGATCTCGCAAAACTGGCAATCCGGTTTGCTCGAATTGCTCAACCAAGAAGTGCGAGATACCGAAttcgcctcttcctcgatcgTAGAAACCGTGATTGGTCTCTCGCAAAACCGCGAAAAGCTGCTCGCTTTCAATTACGCATCACAGGCGCTCAATAAtgccttcttcctctcgaCACTTGCACCGCAGGACCGACTCAGAAACCCAACACCACTTCCCAAActcgccaccgccatctCAAAGAGCTTTGGTAGCTTCCCAGAGATGTGCCTCGCCTTCTCATCCGCAGCCTACGGCATGAGCGCTTCCGGCTGGGTTTGGCTCGTCACCGACCAACAGCGAAATCTCGGCGTGGTCCCCACCTTTGGCGCAGGAACCGTCATCGTCCAGAACAGAATCCAACAGGGCAAACACTTTTCCCTCCCCAGCATCAACGATCAACCCCCCGCAACAACCGATGTCCCAAAGACACATTCACAAGACCGCCCAACCCGTCCAGTAGACTCGCTCTTCCGTGGCCTAGGCATCACCGACAAGGTCGGCAAGGAGCTCTACCCTCTCTTGAACATCAGCGTCCACGAACACGCCTGGTTGAACGATTACGGCATCATGGGCAAGGAAGAGTACCTCACCACCTTCTGGAACTGCGTCAACTGGGACAAGGTCGAAGAGAGGTTCGAATCTTACTGTCCCCAATCCTCGCGATACCTCTAAGCAAATTTGTTTACTAAATCCACGATTCGACTCCACTCCCCAGACGCAATCTTGCCTACCAGTATAGCCCATTGCATGCGGCAACTCGGATGTCCAGACCATTGTACACTAACAACACTCTCAAAACAATGCACAAGTTCAGCCCACTCTGTGCTCCAACATTCGCGCAAACGACTTTTTTCGGTTGGTATTGTCCAGAGCAATTGTTCAGACACATTGTAGAACGGTAGAGGAGCACAGCAGAGATGCGCCTCGACCGGCTCAGATGTTCTCCTCACTCTTGAGCA
This region of Mycosarcoma maydis chromosome 23, whole genome shotgun sequence genomic DNA includes:
- a CDS encoding uncharacterized protein (related to Superoxide dismutase), producing the protein MVVAPLVRSGCLASRALRTSVVSSPFSSALAASSSSTSQLRTLHTCPPTPEPLSEGCAPFLSSSTIKQISQNWQSGLLELLNQEVRDTEFASSSIVETVIGLSQNREKLLAFNYASQALNNAFFLSTLAPQDRLRNPTPLPKLATAISKSFGSFPEMCLAFSSAAYGMSASGWVWLVTDQQRNLGVVPTFGAGTVIVQNRIQQGKHFSLPSINDQPPATTDVPKTHSQDRPTRPVDSLFRGLGITDKVGKELYPLLNISVHEHAWLNDYGIMGKEEYLTTFWNCVNWDKVEERFESYCPQSSRYL